One genomic window of Solanum dulcamara chromosome 12, daSolDulc1.2, whole genome shotgun sequence includes the following:
- the LOC129876032 gene encoding serine/threonine-protein kinase VIK-like: MGSTVCFLIMDDNELHLSPPEQMLPQRMDSGGPYRLLHCSGLGDKEGVMQELEKGVEPNLVDYDKRTALHLAASEGCEEIVVLLLKKGADVNSTDRWGRTPLSDARNFGHEDVCKILEAHHGYDPLGDSDTPCCMIGHSEVDMKDATLIGEGAYGEVYLVKWRGTEVAAKTIRASIASNPMVKNAFLKELALWQKLRHPNIVQFLGVLKQSDRLIFLTEYLRNGSLYDQLRKKGRLDPLTAVAYALDIARGMNYLHQHKPHAIIHRDLTPRNVLQGEAGHLKVTDFGLSKIAQQKDSYGYKMTGGTGSYRYMAPEVYRRESYGKSVDVFSFALIVHEMFLGGPSNREESAEQVADKTAYEDYRPHLASYIFPEQIKTLLRECWHKNPDRRPSFQEIIDRLEKIHESMQDKIVLGTFCSCTIL, from the exons GGTTCTACAGTCTGTTTCCTCATCATGGACGACAACGAGCTTCATTTGTCTCCTCCCGAG CAGATGCTACCTCAAAGAATGGACTCAGGAGGTCCTTATCGTCTTCTGCACTGTTCAGGTCTTGGTGACAAAGAGGGAGTGATGCAAGAGCTTGAGAAAGGAGTGGAACCCAATTTGGTTGACTATGATAAGAGAACAGCACTTCATTTAGCTGCCTCCGAAGGTTGTGAAGAGATTGTTGTTCTACTTCTTAAGAAAGGAGCAGATGTGAACTCCACAGATCGCTGGGGTCGAACT CCACTCTCCGATGCCCGTAACTTTGGTCATGAGGATGTCTGCAAGATTCTAGAGGCCCATCATGGTTATGATCCG TTGGGTGATTCTGATACACCATGTTGTATGATTGGTCATAGTGAAGTGGACATGAAGGATGCAACTCTTATTGGAGAA GGCGCATATGGTGAAGTTTATTTAGTAAAGTGGCGCGGTACAGAAGTTGCCGCAAAAACCATTCGCGCTTCCATTGCATCAAACCCAATGGTGAA GAACGCTTTTTTGAAGGAATTAGCATTGTGGCAAAAGTTGCGCCATCCCAATATTGTGCAGTTTCTCGGGGTTCTAAAGCAATCTGATCGATTGATCTTTCTCACTGAGTATCTTCGAAAT GGAAGCTTGTATGACCAATTGAGAAAGAAAGGAAGACTTGATCCACTGACAGCAGTTGCTTATGCATTAGATATTGCAAG AGGAATGAATTATCTACATCAGCATAAGCCTCATGCTATTATCCATAGGGATTTGACTCCTAG AAATGTATTGCAGGGTGAAGCAGGGCATCTTAAAGTCACAGACTTTGGACTCAGTAAAATTGCACAACAGAAGGATTCTTATGGTTACAAAATGACTGGAGGGACTGGATCAT ATCGATACATGGCTCCAGAAGTTTACCGTCGAGAATCATATGGGAAGAGTGTTGATGTTTTTTCATTTGCTCTAATCGTCCACGAG ATGTTCCTAGGAGGACCATCAAATAGGGAGGAATCTGCAGAGCAAGTGGCAGATAAGACAGCATACGAGGATTATCGGCCACATCTCGCGTCATACATATTTCCTGAGCAAATCAAGAC GTTGCTTCGTGAATGCTGGCACAAGAACCCTGATCGTAGACCCTCATTTCAAGAAATAATTGATCGTCTTGAGAAAATCCACGAGTCTATGCAGGATAAGATAGTCTTGGGAACATTCTGTAGCTGTACgatattataa